A portion of the Punica granatum isolate Tunisia-2019 chromosome 7, ASM765513v2, whole genome shotgun sequence genome contains these proteins:
- the LOC116212741 gene encoding elongation factor-like GTPase 1, translating to MYFRKLNTPTEYLGLMYDVLTKRRARVLKEEMQEGSPLFIVHAYVPVAESFGFADELRRWTSGAASALLVLSHWEAIPEDPFFVPKTEEEIEEFGDGSSVLPNTARKLIDAVRRRKGLPVEEKVVQHATKQRTLAQKV from the coding sequence ATGTACTTCCGCAAGCTGAATACTCCTACCGAGTACTTGGGGCTAATGTATGATGTTCTTACAAAGAGGCGGGCCCGGGTCTTGAAAGAAGAAATGCAAGAAGGCTCTCCCCTATTCATTGTCCATGCCTATGTTCCTGTGGCTGAGAGTTTTGGGTTTGCAGACGAGTTGAGGAGGTGGACCTCGGGAGCTGCGAGTGCTCTCCTCGTGCTCAGTCACTGGGAAGCGATCCCTGAAGACCCATTCTTCGTGCCCAAGACTGAGGAGGAAATAGAGGAGTTCGGTGATGGCTCGAGCGTGCTTCCTAATACTGCAAGGAAGCTAATCGATGCCGTGAGGAGGAGGAAAGGCCTCCCCGTCGAAGAAAAGGTGGTTCAGCATGCAACGAAGCAGAGGACCCTTGCTCAAAAAGTTTGA